One window of Acidobacteriota bacterium genomic DNA carries:
- the rpsG gene encoding 30S ribosomal protein S7 has product MPRRKKVVPREVPPDPVFGSTLATKFINVIMKDGKKSIAEKIFYGAMDIIREKTGDDPLKVLTQAFENVKPKLEVKSRRVGGATYQVPVEVSLRRQGSLSVRWIVNAARSRSEKTMKERLAFELLDAAKNRGIAIKKKEDTHRMAEANRAFAHYRW; this is encoded by the coding sequence ATGCCGAGAAGGAAAAAGGTAGTTCCGAGGGAGGTTCCGCCGGACCCAGTTTTCGGGAGTACTCTGGCTACCAAGTTCATCAATGTGATAATGAAGGACGGCAAAAAGAGCATTGCGGAGAAGATCTTCTACGGGGCGATGGATATAATCAGGGAGAAAACGGGCGATGACCCGTTGAAGGTGCTCACTCAGGCGTTTGAGAATGTGAAGCCGAAGCTCGAGGTGAAATCAAGGCGGGTTGGTGGTGCTACCTATCAGGTTCCGGTGGAGGTAAGCCTTCGGAGGCAGGGATCATTGAGCGTTCGCTGGATCGTGAATGCCGCGAGAAGCCGTTCCGAGAAGACGATGAAGGAGAGGCTTGCTTTTGAGCTTCTCGATGCGGCGAAGAACCGTGGCATTGCCATAAAGAAGAAGGAGGATACCCACCGGATGGCGGAGGCGAACCGTGCCTTTGCCCATTACCGGTGGTGA
- a CDS encoding 30S ribosomal protein S12: protein MPTMHQLVRKGRARKEKRSSSPALQACPQKRGVCVRVYTTTPKKPNSALRKVARVRLTNGIEVTAYIPGIGHNLQEHSIVLIRGGRVKDLPGVRYHVIRGALDAAGVEDRKSSRSKYGTKTPQQ, encoded by the coding sequence GTGCCTACGATGCATCAGTTGGTTAGAAAGGGAAGGGCGAGGAAGGAGAAGAGAAGTTCCAGTCCTGCCCTTCAGGCTTGTCCTCAGAAAAGGGGGGTCTGTGTTCGTGTTTATACCACTACGCCGAAGAAACCCAATTCGGCATTGCGGAAGGTAGCCCGGGTTCGTCTTACCAATGGGATTGAGGTTACCGCTTATATTCCTGGGATTGGGCACAATCTTCAGGAGCACTCGATCGTGCTCATTCGTGGAGGAAGGGTAAAGGACCTTCCTGGGGTCCGTTATCATGTGATTAGGGGAGCCCTTGATGCTGCAGGGGTAGAGGATAGGAAGAGCAGCAGGTCGAAATACGGTACCAAGACCCCTCAACAATAA
- the tuf gene encoding elongation factor Tu, whose protein sequence is MAKERFERTKPHVNIGTIGHVDHGKTMLTSAITRCLHSLNPKIEYRPFESIDKAPEEKERGITIAIAHVEYETEKRHYAHVDCPGHADYVKNMITGAAQMDGAILVVSAADGPMPQTREHILLARQVNVPAIVVFLNKVDMVDDPELLDLVELEVRELLTKYEFPGDDVPVVRGSALKAAECGCGKRECEKCGPIMELLDAVDEYIPLPVRDVDKPFLMPIEDVFSISGRGTVVTGRVERGRIKAGDEVEIVGIRETKRRVVTSIEMFRKILDEAVAGDNVGLLLRGTEKTEVERGMVIAAPGSITPHTSFKAEVYALTKEEGGRHTPFFSGYRPQFYFRTTDVTGVVTLPEGVEMVMPGDNVNLRIDLITPIAMEKGLRFAIREGGRTIGAGTVTEIIK, encoded by the coding sequence ATGGCGAAGGAGAGATTTGAGCGGACGAAGCCGCATGTGAACATAGGGACGATAGGTCATGTGGATCATGGTAAGACGATGTTGACTTCAGCGATAACGAGGTGTTTACACAGTTTGAATCCGAAGATAGAGTATCGTCCTTTTGAGTCGATAGACAAGGCGCCGGAGGAGAAGGAGCGAGGGATAACGATAGCGATAGCGCATGTGGAGTATGAGACGGAGAAGCGACATTATGCGCATGTAGATTGTCCTGGGCATGCGGATTATGTGAAGAACATGATAACTGGTGCGGCGCAGATGGATGGAGCGATATTGGTAGTGAGTGCGGCGGATGGGCCGATGCCGCAGACGCGGGAGCACATATTATTAGCGCGTCAGGTGAATGTTCCTGCGATAGTGGTATTTTTGAACAAGGTGGACATGGTTGATGATCCTGAGTTATTGGATTTAGTGGAGTTAGAGGTGAGGGAGTTATTAACGAAGTATGAGTTTCCGGGTGATGATGTACCTGTGGTGAGGGGTTCGGCGTTGAAGGCGGCGGAGTGTGGCTGTGGTAAGCGTGAGTGTGAGAAGTGTGGACCGATAATGGAGTTATTGGATGCGGTTGATGAGTATATACCGTTACCGGTGAGGGATGTTGACAAGCCGTTTTTGATGCCGATAGAGGATGTATTCAGCATATCAGGAAGGGGTACGGTGGTTACGGGCAGGGTAGAGCGAGGTAGGATAAAGGCTGGGGATGAGGTAGAGATAGTGGGGATAAGGGAGACGAAGCGGCGGGTGGTGACGAGCATAGAGATGTTCAGGAAGATATTGGATGAGGCGGTAGCTGGGGATAATGTTGGATTATTGTTACGTGGTACGGAGAAGACGGAGGTTGAGCGGGGGATGGTGATAGCGGCGCCTGGTAGTATAACGCCGCACACGAGTTTCAAGGCTGAGGTATATGCGTTGACGAAGGAGGAAGGTGGAAGGCACACGCCGTTTTTCAGTGGCTATCGTCCTCAGTTTTACTTTAGGACGACGGATGTTACTGGAGTAGTGACATTGCCTGAGGGTGTTGAGATGGTGATGCCGGGAGATAATGTGAATTTACGGATAGACCTGATCACGCCGATAGCGATGGAGAAGGGGTTACGGTTTGCTATTCGTGAGGGTGGAAGGACGATAGGTGCTGGCACCGTCACCGAAATAATCAAGTAG
- the fusA gene encoding elongation factor G, with translation MPREIPLERIRNIGIMAHIDAGKTTTTERILYYAGITHRMGEVDEGTATMDWMEQEQERGITITSAATTCFWREHRINIIDTPGHVDFTAEVERSLRVLDGAIAIFCAVGGVEPQSETVWHQADKYGVPRIAFVNKMDRVGADFFRTIDMMRARLHTKPVPIQLPLGKEDLFQGVIDLLEEKAIVWEEESLGARYHCEEIPDEFKAEVRRYREAMVEALCEIDDLLLEKYVKGEEIGVAELKRALRMGTIANKIVPVLCGASFKNKGVQPLLDAVVDYLPSPLDIPPVEGSSLDGKRKEIRKASDSEPFCALVFKIMNDPYVGSLAYLRVYSGSLRAGSTVYNANRRKPERIGRLLKMHANKREDIYEVFSGDIAAAVGLKEIRTGDTICDPHHPIVLESMEFPAPVISVAVEAKSQSEESKLTFALNKLAQEDPTFQIRQDPETGQTLISGMGELHLEIIVDRLFREYNVQAKVGKPQVAYRETITKAAEGEGKFIKQTGGRGQYGHVKLLLEPLSDKLAFEFKVELSGGIIPREFFEPIRKGIEEAMASGVLAGYEMRGFRAVVIGGSYHEVDSSDIAFKVAGSLAFRDAASKASPILLEPIMLVEVVVPEEYLGDVLSDLNARRAKIEEMRSRDGVQVIRALAPLAEMFGYATDIRSLSQGRAVHTMEFKCYQPVPKHIAEEVLSRVRGGLKWW, from the coding sequence GTGCCGAGGGAGATCCCCTTAGAGCGAATAAGAAATATAGGGATAATGGCGCACATCGACGCCGGCAAGACCACTACTACCGAGCGCATCCTTTATTATGCTGGAATAACCCATCGGATGGGCGAGGTGGATGAGGGAACGGCGACGATGGACTGGATGGAGCAGGAGCAGGAACGGGGGATCACTATAACCTCGGCAGCGACTACCTGTTTCTGGCGGGAGCATAGGATAAACATCATTGATACTCCGGGCCATGTCGATTTCACCGCCGAGGTGGAGCGGAGCCTCCGGGTACTCGATGGGGCCATAGCCATCTTCTGCGCTGTGGGTGGGGTAGAGCCCCAATCGGAGACGGTCTGGCATCAGGCGGATAAATATGGTGTTCCCCGGATCGCCTTCGTCAATAAGATGGATCGGGTAGGGGCTGATTTCTTCCGCACTATTGATATGATGCGGGCTCGTCTCCACACAAAGCCGGTTCCCATCCAGCTTCCCTTGGGGAAGGAGGACCTTTTCCAGGGGGTTATCGATCTTCTCGAGGAGAAGGCGATAGTGTGGGAGGAGGAGAGCCTTGGCGCTCGTTACCACTGTGAGGAGATACCAGATGAGTTCAAAGCAGAGGTGAGGAGATATCGTGAGGCGATGGTAGAGGCTCTTTGCGAGATAGATGATCTCTTACTCGAGAAGTATGTCAAGGGCGAAGAGATCGGAGTGGCTGAGTTGAAGCGAGCACTTCGGATGGGCACTATTGCGAACAAGATCGTCCCCGTTCTCTGTGGCGCCTCTTTCAAGAACAAAGGGGTTCAACCACTCCTCGATGCGGTGGTCGATTACCTCCCTTCCCCTTTGGATATACCTCCGGTCGAGGGAAGCTCTCTTGATGGGAAGAGGAAAGAGATACGAAAGGCATCCGATTCTGAGCCGTTTTGTGCCTTGGTGTTTAAGATTATGAACGACCCCTATGTGGGATCGCTTGCTTATCTAAGGGTTTATTCCGGCTCCTTGAGAGCTGGTTCTACCGTTTACAACGCCAACCGGAGGAAGCCGGAGCGGATAGGAAGGCTTCTCAAGATGCACGCCAATAAACGAGAGGATATCTATGAGGTCTTCTCCGGCGATATCGCAGCAGCGGTAGGGCTAAAGGAGATCCGCACCGGGGATACCATCTGTGATCCTCACCATCCGATCGTCTTGGAGTCGATGGAGTTTCCTGCTCCGGTGATATCGGTGGCGGTGGAGGCAAAGAGCCAGAGCGAGGAGTCCAAATTGACCTTCGCTCTCAATAAGTTGGCTCAGGAAGATCCCACCTTCCAGATAAGGCAAGACCCGGAAACAGGCCAGACCCTTATCTCTGGTATGGGTGAGCTTCACTTAGAGATAATAGTGGATAGGCTATTCAGGGAGTACAATGTCCAGGCGAAGGTGGGGAAGCCGCAGGTCGCCTATAGGGAGACGATTACCAAGGCAGCAGAGGGCGAGGGGAAGTTTATAAAACAGACTGGAGGAAGGGGGCAGTATGGTCATGTGAAGCTATTGCTCGAGCCCCTTTCCGATAAACTTGCCTTTGAGTTTAAGGTGGAGCTTAGCGGGGGGATAATCCCTCGCGAGTTCTTCGAGCCCATAAGGAAAGGGATCGAGGAGGCTATGGCGAGCGGGGTCCTTGCTGGTTATGAAATGCGGGGGTTCCGGGCGGTTGTTATCGGTGGGAGCTATCACGAGGTCGATTCCTCTGATATCGCCTTCAAGGTTGCCGGGTCGCTTGCCTTTCGCGACGCCGCCTCCAAGGCAAGCCCTATATTGCTTGAGCCTATTATGTTGGTGGAGGTGGTCGTTCCTGAGGAGTATTTGGGCGATGTGTTGAGCGATCTCAATGCCCGCCGGGCGAAGATCGAGGAGATGCGGTCTCGCGATGGGGTTCAGGTGATAAGGGCTTTGGCACCCCTTGCCGAGATGTTCGGCTATGCTACCGATATCAGATCCCTTTCCCAGGGGAGGGCGGTTCATACTATGGAGTTTAAGTGTTATCAACCCGTGCCCAAGCATATAGCGGAGGAGGTTCTCTCCCGGGTGCGCGGGGGGCTTAAATGGTGGTGA
- the rpoC gene encoding DNA-directed RNA polymerase subunit beta', producing MNRFGSDSKSPIIKDFDAIRIGLASPELIRSWSYGEVTKPETINYRTFKPERDGLFCAKIFGPVNDWECLCGKYKRMKYKGVICEKCGVEVTHSKVRRERMGHIELAAPVAHIWFVKSVPSKLGQILDISSRDLERVVYYESYIVIDPGDTPLKEKELLSEERYRAYREQYGDKFVAKMGAEALKELLAKIDVDKLAEELREKMKKATSVQKRTKYAKRLKVVDAFRRSKNKPEWMILEVIPVLPPELRPLVPLDGGRFATSDLNDLYRRVINRNNRLKKLIELKAPEVIIRNEKRMLQEAVDSLFDNGRRGRVLRGANNRPLKSLADALKGKQGRFRQNLLGKRVDYSGRSVIVIGPELKLNQCGLPKKMALELFKPFIYHKLEREGLATTIKAAKEMVEQELPEVWDYLEEVIKEHPVLLNRAPTLHRLGIQAFYPVLVEGKAIRIHPLVCTAFNADFDGDQMAVHIPLSAMAQLESSVLMLSTHNLLSPANGNPIVVPTQDIVLGIYYLTKERPGAKGEGRFFSSLEEAMLAYQNGIVDLMARIKVRYTGKLIDLSEAYDPQDVLHAPIKEVKGKIIRTTVGRVVFNDYLPEGFPFINGLLKKKGLASLVSFCYLHYGNDTTVEMLDNIKHIGFLYSTLGGISIGIEDMVIPPEKNELVKRAREEVIKVENQYKEGAITNRERYNKIIDIWYRVTEEVADKMFEEMQRRDRTGEEVNPIFIMADSGARGSKQQIKQLAGMRGLMAKPSGEIIETPITSNFREGLTVLQYFISTHGARKGLADTALKTADSGYLTRRLVDVSQDVIVTMEDCGTPKGIEVSAIVEGGEIIETLRERILGRVAAEDIKDPFTGEVIVKKDEEIDEEYADLIENAGIEKVKIRSVLTCEAKWGVCAKCYGRNLATGAMVELGEAVGVIAAQSIGEPGTQLTMRTFHIGGAASRVSERSTLETKHGGKVRFLNLNTVSDRAGDLVVMNRNGQILIEDQEGRERERYKVIYGAKLKVKEGQEVPIGTVLAEWDPYNSLILTEAGGTVDFRDVVPGETVEEEVDEITGFSAQVIVESADEKRQPRILIKDSEGKTLKSYFLPSGAHLMVEEGQEVYPGDVLAKIPRETTKTKDITGGLPRVVELFEARKPKEPAVITEIDGIVKYGPVKRGQRKIIVINKQAGEQREYMVPKGAHIMVREGEVVKAGDPLIEGPINPHDILRVKGEVALQNYLLTEIQEVYKSQGVNINDKHIEIIIRQMMRWVRVEDVGDTDFLVDEQVDRFRFQEVNEQMMREGKRPAVGRPLLLGITKASLSTDSFISAASFQETTRVLTDASIGGRVDNLRGLKENVIVGRLIPAGTGWEYYQRVKLVDEEKKEEVSPEKEEGVKVS from the coding sequence TTGAATAGATTTGGCTCTGATAGCAAAAGCCCGATCATCAAGGATTTCGATGCGATAAGGATCGGTCTTGCCTCTCCAGAACTGATCCGTTCCTGGTCTTACGGCGAGGTTACCAAGCCGGAGACGATAAACTACCGCACCTTCAAACCGGAGAGGGATGGACTTTTCTGCGCCAAGATATTCGGTCCGGTAAACGATTGGGAGTGTCTCTGCGGGAAGTACAAGCGGATGAAGTACAAAGGGGTTATCTGCGAGAAATGTGGGGTTGAGGTGACCCATTCCAAGGTGAGGCGGGAGCGGATGGGCCATATCGAATTGGCGGCGCCAGTGGCTCACATCTGGTTCGTGAAGAGCGTGCCCAGTAAGTTGGGGCAGATACTCGATATCTCTTCGCGCGATCTGGAGCGGGTGGTTTATTACGAATCCTACATCGTGATCGATCCCGGTGATACTCCGCTCAAGGAGAAGGAGCTCCTCTCTGAAGAGCGGTATCGGGCTTATCGAGAGCAGTATGGTGATAAGTTCGTCGCCAAGATGGGGGCGGAGGCGCTCAAGGAGTTGCTCGCCAAGATCGATGTGGATAAGCTCGCCGAAGAGCTCAGGGAGAAGATGAAGAAGGCAACCTCGGTTCAGAAGCGCACCAAATATGCCAAGAGATTGAAGGTGGTCGATGCCTTCAGGAGGTCGAAGAACAAGCCCGAGTGGATGATCCTCGAGGTGATCCCGGTGCTTCCACCGGAGCTTCGTCCCTTGGTTCCCCTCGATGGAGGGCGGTTTGCCACCTCTGATCTCAACGATCTTTACCGGCGGGTGATCAACCGGAACAACCGGCTCAAGAAGCTGATAGAGCTCAAGGCACCGGAGGTGATCATCAGGAACGAGAAGAGGATGCTTCAGGAGGCGGTGGATTCCCTCTTTGACAATGGAAGACGGGGTAGGGTACTTCGTGGCGCCAACAACCGGCCCCTCAAATCGCTTGCCGATGCCCTTAAGGGGAAGCAGGGACGTTTCCGTCAAAACCTTTTGGGTAAGAGGGTGGATTATTCTGGTCGTTCGGTCATCGTCATTGGTCCCGAGTTGAAGCTCAACCAGTGTGGTCTTCCCAAGAAGATGGCGCTCGAGCTCTTCAAGCCCTTCATCTACCATAAGCTGGAGCGGGAGGGACTTGCCACCACCATCAAGGCGGCAAAGGAGATGGTGGAGCAGGAGCTTCCCGAGGTATGGGACTATCTGGAGGAGGTGATAAAGGAGCATCCGGTTCTTTTAAACCGAGCGCCTACCCTTCACCGTCTTGGTATTCAGGCGTTCTATCCTGTTCTTGTGGAGGGGAAGGCGATCAGGATCCACCCACTCGTTTGTACCGCTTTCAACGCCGACTTCGACGGAGACCAGATGGCGGTTCATATCCCTCTTTCGGCGATGGCTCAGTTGGAATCGAGCGTGTTGATGCTCTCCACCCATAATCTCCTCTCCCCAGCCAACGGGAATCCGATCGTGGTGCCCACTCAGGATATCGTGCTTGGTATCTACTATCTCACCAAGGAGAGGCCTGGAGCAAAAGGAGAAGGTAGGTTCTTCTCTTCTCTTGAGGAGGCGATGCTCGCTTACCAAAACGGTATTGTCGATCTGATGGCGCGGATAAAGGTGAGGTACACGGGCAAGCTTATCGATCTCTCTGAGGCTTACGATCCTCAGGATGTGCTTCATGCCCCAATCAAGGAGGTCAAGGGAAAGATCATCCGGACTACGGTGGGAAGGGTCGTTTTCAACGACTATTTACCCGAAGGGTTCCCCTTCATCAATGGCCTTTTAAAGAAGAAGGGTCTTGCTTCCCTCGTTTCCTTCTGTTATCTCCATTACGGAAACGATACGACGGTGGAGATGCTCGATAATATCAAGCATATTGGGTTCCTCTATTCCACCTTGGGCGGCATTTCCATTGGGATCGAGGATATGGTTATTCCTCCGGAGAAGAACGAACTGGTGAAGCGAGCTCGGGAGGAGGTGATTAAGGTAGAGAACCAGTATAAAGAAGGGGCGATCACCAACCGGGAGCGGTATAACAAGATTATAGACATCTGGTACCGGGTGACCGAAGAGGTAGCTGACAAGATGTTTGAGGAGATGCAGCGGCGAGACCGGACTGGTGAGGAGGTGAACCCGATATTCATTATGGCTGATTCTGGAGCGAGGGGAAGCAAACAGCAGATAAAACAGCTGGCAGGAATGAGGGGGTTGATGGCTAAGCCATCAGGGGAGATCATTGAGACCCCAATCACCTCAAACTTCCGGGAAGGACTCACCGTGCTCCAATACTTCATCTCCACCCACGGGGCGAGGAAGGGTCTTGCCGATACCGCTCTTAAAACGGCGGATTCCGGTTATCTCACCAGACGGCTGGTGGATGTCTCTCAGGATGTGATCGTGACGATGGAGGACTGTGGCACCCCTAAGGGGATAGAGGTAAGTGCTATTGTTGAGGGTGGTGAGATAATCGAGACCTTAAGGGAGCGGATACTGGGTAGAGTGGCTGCCGAAGATATAAAGGATCCGTTTACCGGTGAGGTAATCGTAAAGAAGGATGAGGAGATAGATGAGGAATATGCTGATCTTATTGAGAACGCTGGTATCGAGAAGGTCAAGATAAGATCGGTGCTCACCTGTGAGGCTAAATGGGGTGTCTGTGCTAAATGTTATGGGCGCAATCTGGCTACCGGAGCAATGGTGGAACTTGGTGAGGCGGTGGGTGTTATTGCTGCCCAGTCGATAGGGGAGCCGGGCACTCAGCTTACGATGCGTACCTTCCATATTGGTGGTGCTGCCTCTCGAGTTTCTGAAAGGTCAACTCTGGAGACAAAGCATGGGGGCAAGGTGAGGTTCCTAAATCTCAATACCGTTTCCGATAGGGCGGGTGATCTGGTGGTGATGAACCGGAATGGACAGATACTGATCGAGGATCAGGAGGGCAGGGAGCGTGAGCGGTACAAGGTCATTTACGGGGCTAAGCTCAAGGTGAAGGAAGGGCAGGAGGTGCCGATAGGAACGGTTCTTGCTGAGTGGGATCCTTACAACTCCCTTATTCTAACCGAGGCAGGTGGTACCGTCGATTTCCGCGATGTCGTCCCTGGCGAGACGGTGGAAGAGGAGGTTGATGAGATAACCGGCTTCTCCGCTCAGGTTATCGTGGAGTCCGCTGATGAGAAAAGACAGCCTCGCATCCTCATCAAGGACAGCGAAGGAAAGACGCTCAAGAGTTACTTCCTCCCTTCGGGTGCCCATCTGATGGTAGAGGAGGGGCAGGAGGTCTATCCCGGTGATGTTCTTGCCAAGATACCTCGGGAGACCACCAAGACCAAGGATATCACGGGTGGTCTTCCCCGGGTGGTGGAGTTGTTTGAGGCGAGGAAACCCAAGGAGCCAGCGGTGATCACCGAGATCGATGGGATAGTAAAATACGGTCCGGTGAAGCGGGGTCAGCGTAAGATCATCGTGATCAATAAACAGGCGGGAGAGCAGAGGGAGTATATGGTACCCAAGGGGGCGCATATAATGGTTCGGGAGGGTGAAGTGGTCAAGGCTGGCGATCCCCTGATCGAAGGTCCCATCAATCCCCACGACATTCTCCGGGTTAAGGGCGAGGTTGCCTTGCAGAACTATCTCCTTACCGAGATCCAGGAGGTCTATAAATCCCAGGGGGTCAATATAAATGATAAGCATATTGAGATCATTATCCGCCAGATGATGCGCTGGGTCCGGGTCGAGGATGTGGGAGATACCGATTTCCTCGTCGATGAGCAGGTGGATAGGTTCCGGTTCCAGGAGGTAAACGAGCAGATGATGAGAGAAGGGAAGCGTCCTGCGGTAGGAAGGCCTCTTCTCTTAGGGATCACCAAGGCATCCTTGAGTACCGATAGTTTCATCTCCGCTGCCTCCTTCCAGGAGACCACCCGGGTACTCACCGATGCAAGTATTGGCGGAAGGGTGGATAACCTTCGTGGGTTGAAGGAGAATGTCATTGTAGGGAGGCTAATCCCTGCGGGTACCGGTTGGGAGTATTATCAGAGGGTCAAACTGGTTGATGAGGAGAAGAAGGAGGAGGTCTCTCCGGAGAAGGAGGAAGGGGTTAAAGTAAGTTGA